TGGGCAACTCAACAGCGCGGACGTGCTGCTTGAAGCCTTGGCCGATGAAATGACGGTCCGTGAACAGGTCGCATATTTGCGGGGAGTTACCGCAAGCGGCCTCGGCAGAAAGAACGTTGCTCAGCATTTCTTCAAGACCGCTTTAGAGGCCAACCCTCGCAATGCGCATGCGCATGCGCTCCTCGGCGAGACATTGCTCGACGATCAACCTGCACATGCCGCCGCCGCGTTTGCCGCGGCTCTTACTCTCGACCCGGCAAAGCCGGATTGGAATGTCTGGCTCGCAAAAGCCTTCAATCGATTAGGATTCACTGATTTTGCAAAGAACAGTCTCAAGGACGCGCTTGCCCTGTCAACAAGCCACGCTGACGCCTTGAATGAAACGGACGCTTTGGCGGCACAGGAGACAAGCGAGGATCTCCGACAGTCGCTATCGCACAAAGCACATTCGCGAGATCAATCTGTTCTCTGTGACGCTCTGCTTCTCGAAGCGACCCGGCATCAGAGCAATCACGATCTAGATCGTGCACGGAAATTATTCGAAAGCCTTTTAGAGATTAATTCGTCTCACCACCTCGCGATGTGCAATTTCGCCATTCTGGAGCGCGAGGCGGGACATCTAGGTCTTGCCAAGGAGCTGCTCGATCGCGCTAGGGTCCTACTTGACCAGGTACCTGTCTCGAGGTTGGAGGCTCTTCCCGGCCGTCTGGTGATGGCAGAAGCTTATATCACCTTCGGTGATAGCGAGAGGGCGCGTTCCCAGATCGATGCCGTTGTCAAACTTGCGCCAGGCGACGCAGGAATTCACGCGTCCTGCGCTATGGCCCTCCAAAAGATAGGTCAGTCGCGCGACGCAATCGTTCACTTCGAGCGAGCCGTCACGCTCAATCAGAATCAATCTCCGGAATTCTATTGCGCGTTGGGCTCCGCACTTCTCGAGATCGAAACGCCCGATCGCGCAGAGATACCCTTCAATCACGCCGCGGCCTTGGCCCCGGGATTAAAACTAGCAATACGCGGTCTCTTCGAGACCTATCTGGCGCTCGGAAGAACGACTGATGCCAAAGCGCAATTGGACCTCATGCTCTCTGCCTATCCATCTGATCCGGAGATCGAAGCTCTTCGGTGCCGCCTGAGCCATTAAGTCAAACTGAATTGCCGTCCTGCGTTTGGTATAGCCTCCAAATCAATTGGAGGGGGCTTGCCACAGATGACCGGCTATCTGATCCACGTCGCGATATCGGAGCCGAGGCTTTTCATTGCCGTTTCCGCCTCTACCAGGAATCCTGATCGCGAGCATCGTCCGGGAAAAACGTTATGGCTCCCGATGCAGTTGCGGATCGCCGGACCCATTATTAAGACGCTAATCTCTCAGTCGCTCGAGCGCGCCGTCTGCGGCGTCGATAAATAATTAAGCGACGGGGTGAGGCTAAGACGGCTGCTAGCCGACCGGAATGGATTTCATCCAACAGTCGGGATTGTCCCGGCGCCAAAGGCACGAGTCCATAACAGCATATTCGGAACGAGGTGGGCTATTTACCCCGTAAATTGGCACGGTTATTGACCCTCATGTTTCCCAACAAAACGCCCGTCCTTGTCGCTCTTCCGCGCGCTCGCGCCGGAGTCGGATCCGTGCTCTTGATAAATAGCTAAAAAACTCCTGCGCCAGTCGAACGCTTTATCTCCGAGTCTTGCGTCGATCCGAACTGCGAGCCACAGACCCGCCTTCCTGCCTGGAAACGCATCCACCAAAAGCAAAAACGTGCCCACGGCCACATTCGCAAGAGCGAAGTGTTCAAGGGGGGCGGGCTTCGCCAACACCGCAGATTTTTACCCTATGGCATCTATTCAAACCGGTCCAATTAACGGTTCGGCCAACGGTCTGAGACGCATCATGGTCAAGGCGTATGCAACGTAAGGGCGATATCGAGCGCTCGTGTCGACCAAGTCACATCCCTTGTCCGGAAATCTGTATTGATGACAAATCGATGTTGCTCACCGCGTACTTGTGTATCTACACACACATTACACGCGCTTGTCACCCGCACCCGTCGCAAGCGCCCAACACTGCACATCAACCTCCGAATCGAATTCCGGAACCGCATGCATCAAATTAAATGAAACACGGCGGTTCTGCTAATTGACCTGGCTGCAATCGTGTCGAAGAGAAACTTTCCTACAACGATCGGCATCGGTCCGCTGAAATTTATTTAGAGAATCTTCTGCGGGTTTGGCGCATCGAAATTGTCTCCATCAGCAGGCTAAGAAGTCGATGCGGCGTGCATTGCGTTTCCTGCGTGATGATGCCCGCATATTCCTATCGTCTGGCCCGTCGAAGTTTTCGTGCTGCATTGAGCATGCGGTTTTACATTTGACCGAACAAATAGAATTTTTCTCCTTTCGGGAGTCGGCATATGCTTCTGGGACAAAAGCGCATTCTTGTAACCGGCGGGGCGGGATTTTTAGGCTCGCATCTTTGCCATCGTTTGCTTCAAGATGGTCACGAGGTCCTGTGCGTCGATAATTTCTTTACTGGAACACGGCGCAATCTCGAGCATCTTCTCGACAATAGACGTTTTGAGCTTCTGCGCCACGATATAACGTTTCCGCTTTTTGTCGAAGTCGACGAAATCTATAACCTCGCCTGTCCTGCATCGCCCGTACATTATCAATTCGATCCCGTGCAGACGACGAAGACCAGCGTACTTGGCGCGATAAACATGCTTGGACTGGCGAAGCGCTTGAAGATCCGAATTCTTCAAGCATCGACATCCGAGGTCTATGGCGATCCGATGGTCCATCCTCAGCCTGAGAGCTATTGGGGGCATGTCAATCCCGTCGGTCTTCGCGCTTGCTATGATGAAGGAAAGCGTTGCGCCGAAACGCTCTTTTTCGATTATCAACGGCAACATCAAGTCAAGATCAAAGTTGCGCGTATTTTTAACACCTATGGCCCCTCTATGCGCCCAGACGATGGCCGCGTCGTGTCGAATTTCATCTGCCAGGCCCTAAAGGCCGAAGACATCACGATCTTTGGCGACGGTTCTCAGACACGATCCTTTTGTTTTGTTTCTGATCTAATTGATGGACTGGTTCGCCTCATGAATGCGCCCGACGAGATCATGGGTCCCGTCAACCTCGGCAATCCTGCGGAGTTTTCGATTCTTGAGCTCGCTGAAAAGATAAAGGTCCTTACGGGCGAAAAATCCAAGATCGTTCGCAAGCCGCTGCCTTCGGATGACCCCAAACAACGGCGCCCGGAGATTGGCGAAGCGGAGAAGCTCCTCGGTTGGCAGCCCTATATTTCGTTGGATGAAGGTCTCGAACGGACCATTCCTTATTTCGAGAGCCTTGTTGGCCGCGCCCGGCGCGCGGCAGCTTGAAATTGCAATGGGACCGCATAACGGCCTTCGTAGATTTTAAGCGATGTTTCATACGCGATGCCTACCGGGTCACGCGGAAATCAACGCCCAGAATCAAGACAAAACAGATTGCCGCGGAACCGACGTAACGATGAATCGCAAAGCATTTTAATTTGCAACGTTCGTGTGTTGTGTTGCCGTTAGGTTATGACGAAGGACGCAAGTTGTTCATCATATCAACTCATCAAAAACGAGATCCTCGGGATAACGCCAAGACTCGATTGCCATCGACATTTGTCACCCATCGGACATTCAATAGGTCTATTTCTCTACGTGCTTGCAGCAATCGTGCCTTCTGGCTCGACACACACGGGGCGTGTGCAGCGATGGTCGAACCTGACCGCAGTCATCTCGCCAAAGTGCTGGAAACGAACTATGCCGACTTGAGGCGTCGACTTGCGCTATCCGTCGGTTCGCTCGATCTTGCCACGGAGGCCCTGCACGAAGCCTATTTAATCGTGATGTCGAAGATGGAAATCGTACCTCGAAAAGACTCCATAGCCTATCTGATACGCGTGGCAGTCAACCATCTTAAGAAAAAACATAAGAAATCAAAGCGCATTGACGATCGCGAGAGAGACGAGGAGGTGTTGGAAAAGGTTGCTGATAAGGCTCCGTCACCTCTCCAAGCATTCTTGGATATCGAAGGGAGTCTCGTTCTTGCGGATGCGGTACGTAGGTTGCCTGGGAGGCGCGGCAAAATCATGGTTGCAATGGCCTTTGAGGACAGAAAAAAAGAGGAAGTGGCCGCTGCATTCAACGTCACGACCAGGACTGTCGAAAGCGAATTGAGTCACGCAATACAGGAATGCATCCGCGAATTGAGAGAATCCGGATATGACGTTTCCCTCCGGAGAAGCGCAGCCGGCAAGCACGCTGCTCGTACTACTCGGGTTACAAACCGGAAGCATAATGAAGTACCAGGAGAATGAGTCCGCCAATTATCTCGCTCAAATGAAATAAGCAACATTGGGGCGATGGAGATCGGGATCAGGAAATGGAAACTTATTTTTTATTTTCAGGTTTTTGATTCGGGTTTCGCTCCCGCTAATTGTCTTGGAGGGATAGAGACAGTCTCGTCCTCGGTAACGAGGGAGCGTTGGATGGGCCCGTGTTTTCGCGCGTGGGTTGGTCAGTACCGACATCGCGGTCTTTGTGTTGTGTGAATAAATGGCTCCGCTTGCATCAAAAGGACGGGCGTTGCTCACACCTCTACAGTCGGTGCCGGAAGTGCAAACGCGGTTATGGGTTAGATAGTCCGTGCAACGTCGTGAGTTTCGCTTCTGCCGGGAATTTTCAGAGCAGAACTCACGTTGATGCAACGTTAAATTGGCCGACTTGTAGA
The Methyloferula stellata AR4 DNA segment above includes these coding regions:
- a CDS encoding UDP-glucuronic acid decarboxylase family protein yields the protein MLLGQKRILVTGGAGFLGSHLCHRLLQDGHEVLCVDNFFTGTRRNLEHLLDNRRFELLRHDITFPLFVEVDEIYNLACPASPVHYQFDPVQTTKTSVLGAINMLGLAKRLKIRILQASTSEVYGDPMVHPQPESYWGHVNPVGLRACYDEGKRCAETLFFDYQRQHQVKIKVARIFNTYGPSMRPDDGRVVSNFICQALKAEDITIFGDGSQTRSFCFVSDLIDGLVRLMNAPDEIMGPVNLGNPAEFSILELAEKIKVLTGEKSKIVRKPLPSDDPKQRRPEIGEAEKLLGWQPYISLDEGLERTIPYFESLVGRARRAAA
- a CDS encoding tetratricopeptide repeat protein encodes the protein MSLQQTSPARHPDFIRTVLDRAVHFINDGQLNSADVLLEALADEMTVREQVAYLRGVTASGLGRKNVAQHFFKTALEANPRNAHAHALLGETLLDDQPAHAAAAFAAALTLDPAKPDWNVWLAKAFNRLGFTDFAKNSLKDALALSTSHADALNETDALAAQETSEDLRQSLSHKAHSRDQSVLCDALLLEATRHQSNHDLDRARKLFESLLEINSSHHLAMCNFAILEREAGHLGLAKELLDRARVLLDQVPVSRLEALPGRLVMAEAYITFGDSERARSQIDAVVKLAPGDAGIHASCAMALQKIGQSRDAIVHFERAVTLNQNQSPEFYCALGSALLEIETPDRAEIPFNHAAALAPGLKLAIRGLFETYLALGRTTDAKAQLDLMLSAYPSDPEIEALRCRLSH
- a CDS encoding RNA polymerase sigma factor, which translates into the protein MVEPDRSHLAKVLETNYADLRRRLALSVGSLDLATEALHEAYLIVMSKMEIVPRKDSIAYLIRVAVNHLKKKHKKSKRIDDRERDEEVLEKVADKAPSPLQAFLDIEGSLVLADAVRRLPGRRGKIMVAMAFEDRKKEEVAAAFNVTTRTVESELSHAIQECIRELRESGYDVSLRRSAAGKHAARTTRVTNRKHNEVPGE